The following proteins are co-located in the Syngnathus scovelli strain Florida chromosome 21, RoL_Ssco_1.2, whole genome shotgun sequence genome:
- the tbkbp1 gene encoding TANK-binding kinase 1-binding protein 1 isoform X1 yields the protein MQSLFGCGELGLLGGAGNSGGAGLKEDGCGGVGWRSPPLSSDNVYSPSHFALIAAYQDIKSRLGGLERENSSIKRKLKLYEIKFPMISEFAEDTNSYCSFESKETALLHSENDNLQQRVNILTHELQKRKEREEQLEDVIQAYEKIHMEKSNLQRDLDKMTGLVEKHVERILGLEAALRQRDNSVHKLNLQLHSKDMQYLQLHAGPDAHSECERSSTHTHTFVHLVFANVGAVLDCPAITLQSSRSLDTLSDLKVQRLEAELEGARHEVQGACQREEELKAQCQRLKEDVRQLQGGQRDREMSSPCKQCDVEWIKKVGDEQVNLALAYTELTEELSRLRALSSEQTAILRKASQEQHSPVQLHSPIHHQRHSPGSQRHSPISQRHSPVAPQPPAHHSPIQQRRSPVLQRLSPDTHRRSPLLDVGEAGPASYSCRPASQHLRASFQGRRSYSEVTDPSAYQCPPRFSLDPVSTLPKPRPFMEAYSKQTSQHSQHRGVSSPHQGGGGGDHPREMPFPLRFEPPPPPSAQAAPPPPPAQSSEDEEEWTCTHPISPPRTLGVLPAAVPGGPMRGSAPCSAFPAPRCPNAPGCHPQPGYISAEHAQSWPSINLWMETEESEVRSCPLCQLMFPVGYPDDALIKHIDSHLENSKI from the exons ATGCAGTCTCTGTTCGGCTGCGGCGAGCTGGGCCTGCTGGGCGGGGCCGGCAACagcggcggcgctggcctgaagGAAGACGGCTGCGGCGGTGTGGGATGGCGTTCGCCACCCCTCAGCTCCGACAACGTCTACTCGCCTTCGCACTTTGCCTTGATCGCCGCCTACCAGGACATCAAGAGCCGGCTAGGCGGCCTAGAGCGCGAGAACAGCAGCATTAAGAGGAAGCTGAAGCTCTACGAGATTAAG TTCCCGATGATCAGCGAGTTTGCCGAAGACACCAATTCGTACTGCTCCTTTGAGAGCAAAGAGACAGCGTTGCTGCACTCGGAGAACGACAATCTGCAGCAGAGGGTCAATATCCTCACGCATGAG TTGCAGAAGAGGAAAGAGCGCGAGGAGCAGCTGGAGGATGTGATCCAAGCCTATGAGAAGATCCACATGGAGAAGAGCAACCTCCAGAGGGACCTGGACAAGATG ACGGGTTTGGTGGAGAAGCACGTGGAGCGCATCCTGGGCCTGGAGGCGGCGCTCCGGCAACGAGACAATTCTGTGCATAAGCTCAACTTGCAGCTGCACAGCAAAGACATGCAGTACCTGCAGCTGCATGCGGGGCCCGACGCGCACAGTGAGTGTGAGCGCTcgtcgacacacacacatacttttgTTCATCTCGTTTTTGCGAATGTCGGTGCAGTGCTGGACTGCCCAGCCATAACGCTGCAGAGCTCGCGCAGCCTGGACACGCTGTCCGACCTGAAGGTGCAGCGGCTGGAGGCCGAGCTGGAAGGGGCGCGGCACGAGGTGCAGGGCGCGTGCCAGCGAGAGGAGGAGCTCAAGGCGCAGTGTCAGCGCCTCAAGGAGGATGTGAGGCAGCTTCAGGGCGGCCAACGGGATAGG GAGATGTCGTCGCCGTGCAAGCAGTGTGACGTGGAGTGGATCAAGAAGGTGGGAGATGAGCA GGTCAACCTGGCGCTGGCATACACGGAGCTgacggaggagctgagccgcctGCGAGCGCTGAGCTCCGAGCAGACGGCGATCCTGAGGAAAGCCTCGCAAGAGCAACACAGTCCGG TCCAGCTGCACTCTCCCATCCACCACCAGCGCCACTCGCCCGGATCGCAGCGCCACTCGCCCATCTCTCAGCGCCACTCGCCGGTGGCGCCGCAGCCGCCCGCGCACCACTCGCCTATCCAGCAGCGGCGCTCACCTGTGCTGCAGCGCCTCTCGCCCGACACCCACCGCCGCTCGCCCCTGCTGGACGTGGGCGAGGCGGGCCCGGCCTCGTACTCGTGCCGCCCGGCCAGCCAGCACCTCCGCGCCAGCTTCCAGGGCCGCCGCAGCTACTCGGAAGTGACCGACCCGTCGGCCTACCAGTGCCCGCCGCGCTTCTCCCTGGACCCCGTGTCCACACTGCCTAAGCCCCGGCCCTTCATGGAGGCCTACTCCAAGCAGACGTCCCAGCACTCGCAGCACAGAGGGGTATCGTCGCCCCACCAGGGTGGCGGCGGAGGAGACCACCCCAGGGAGATGCCCTTTCCCCTGCGCTTtgagccgccgccaccaccgtcCGCGCAGGCTGCGCCGCCGCCCCCACCAGCGCAGTCCTCCGAAGATGAGGAGGAGTGGACCTGCACGCATCCCATCAGCCCGCCTAGAACGCTGGGTGTGCTCCCCGCTGCCGTGCCCGGGGGCCCTATGAGGGGTTCGGCGCCCTGCTCGGCCTTCCCCGCCCCTCGGTGCCCCAACGCCCCAGGCTGCCACCCCCAGCCCGGCTACATATCGGCCGAGCACGCTCAGTCGTGGCCCTCCATCAAT CTCTGGATGGAGACGGAGGAGAGCGAGGTGCGGAGCTGCCCGCTATGCCAGCTGATGTTCCCCGTCGGTTACCCTGATGACGCCCTCATCAAGCACATTGACTCCCACCTAGAGAACAGCAAGATCTGA
- the tbkbp1 gene encoding TANK-binding kinase 1-binding protein 1 isoform X2 — protein MQSLFGCGELGLLGGAGNSGGAGLKEDGCGGVGWRSPPLSSDNVYSPSHFALIAAYQDIKSRLGGLERENSSIKRKLKLYEIKFPMISEFAEDTNSYCSFESKETALLHSENDNLQQRVNILTHELQKRKEREEQLEDVIQAYEKIHMEKSNLQRDLDKMTGLVEKHVERILGLEAALRQRDNSVHKLNLQLHSKDMQYLQLHAGPDAHMLDCPAITLQSSRSLDTLSDLKVQRLEAELEGARHEVQGACQREEELKAQCQRLKEDVRQLQGGQRDREMSSPCKQCDVEWIKKVGDEQVNLALAYTELTEELSRLRALSSEQTAILRKASQEQHSPVQLHSPIHHQRHSPGSQRHSPISQRHSPVAPQPPAHHSPIQQRRSPVLQRLSPDTHRRSPLLDVGEAGPASYSCRPASQHLRASFQGRRSYSEVTDPSAYQCPPRFSLDPVSTLPKPRPFMEAYSKQTSQHSQHRGVSSPHQGGGGGDHPREMPFPLRFEPPPPPSAQAAPPPPPAQSSEDEEEWTCTHPISPPRTLGVLPAAVPGGPMRGSAPCSAFPAPRCPNAPGCHPQPGYISAEHAQSWPSINLWMETEESEVRSCPLCQLMFPVGYPDDALIKHIDSHLENSKI, from the exons ATGCAGTCTCTGTTCGGCTGCGGCGAGCTGGGCCTGCTGGGCGGGGCCGGCAACagcggcggcgctggcctgaagGAAGACGGCTGCGGCGGTGTGGGATGGCGTTCGCCACCCCTCAGCTCCGACAACGTCTACTCGCCTTCGCACTTTGCCTTGATCGCCGCCTACCAGGACATCAAGAGCCGGCTAGGCGGCCTAGAGCGCGAGAACAGCAGCATTAAGAGGAAGCTGAAGCTCTACGAGATTAAG TTCCCGATGATCAGCGAGTTTGCCGAAGACACCAATTCGTACTGCTCCTTTGAGAGCAAAGAGACAGCGTTGCTGCACTCGGAGAACGACAATCTGCAGCAGAGGGTCAATATCCTCACGCATGAG TTGCAGAAGAGGAAAGAGCGCGAGGAGCAGCTGGAGGATGTGATCCAAGCCTATGAGAAGATCCACATGGAGAAGAGCAACCTCCAGAGGGACCTGGACAAGATG ACGGGTTTGGTGGAGAAGCACGTGGAGCGCATCCTGGGCCTGGAGGCGGCGCTCCGGCAACGAGACAATTCTGTGCATAAGCTCAACTTGCAGCTGCACAGCAAAGACATGCAGTACCTGCAGCTGCATGCGGGGCCCGACGCGCACA TGCTGGACTGCCCAGCCATAACGCTGCAGAGCTCGCGCAGCCTGGACACGCTGTCCGACCTGAAGGTGCAGCGGCTGGAGGCCGAGCTGGAAGGGGCGCGGCACGAGGTGCAGGGCGCGTGCCAGCGAGAGGAGGAGCTCAAGGCGCAGTGTCAGCGCCTCAAGGAGGATGTGAGGCAGCTTCAGGGCGGCCAACGGGATAGG GAGATGTCGTCGCCGTGCAAGCAGTGTGACGTGGAGTGGATCAAGAAGGTGGGAGATGAGCA GGTCAACCTGGCGCTGGCATACACGGAGCTgacggaggagctgagccgcctGCGAGCGCTGAGCTCCGAGCAGACGGCGATCCTGAGGAAAGCCTCGCAAGAGCAACACAGTCCGG TCCAGCTGCACTCTCCCATCCACCACCAGCGCCACTCGCCCGGATCGCAGCGCCACTCGCCCATCTCTCAGCGCCACTCGCCGGTGGCGCCGCAGCCGCCCGCGCACCACTCGCCTATCCAGCAGCGGCGCTCACCTGTGCTGCAGCGCCTCTCGCCCGACACCCACCGCCGCTCGCCCCTGCTGGACGTGGGCGAGGCGGGCCCGGCCTCGTACTCGTGCCGCCCGGCCAGCCAGCACCTCCGCGCCAGCTTCCAGGGCCGCCGCAGCTACTCGGAAGTGACCGACCCGTCGGCCTACCAGTGCCCGCCGCGCTTCTCCCTGGACCCCGTGTCCACACTGCCTAAGCCCCGGCCCTTCATGGAGGCCTACTCCAAGCAGACGTCCCAGCACTCGCAGCACAGAGGGGTATCGTCGCCCCACCAGGGTGGCGGCGGAGGAGACCACCCCAGGGAGATGCCCTTTCCCCTGCGCTTtgagccgccgccaccaccgtcCGCGCAGGCTGCGCCGCCGCCCCCACCAGCGCAGTCCTCCGAAGATGAGGAGGAGTGGACCTGCACGCATCCCATCAGCCCGCCTAGAACGCTGGGTGTGCTCCCCGCTGCCGTGCCCGGGGGCCCTATGAGGGGTTCGGCGCCCTGCTCGGCCTTCCCCGCCCCTCGGTGCCCCAACGCCCCAGGCTGCCACCCCCAGCCCGGCTACATATCGGCCGAGCACGCTCAGTCGTGGCCCTCCATCAAT CTCTGGATGGAGACGGAGGAGAGCGAGGTGCGGAGCTGCCCGCTATGCCAGCTGATGTTCCCCGTCGGTTACCCTGATGACGCCCTCATCAAGCACATTGACTCCCACCTAGAGAACAGCAAGATCTGA